Sequence from the Candidatus Accumulibacter similis genome:
TGCTCTACGGGATGTACGGTGGCGTCCGGGCGGTGCTGGCGGGCGAAATGAGTGCCGGCCAGTTGAGCCAGACGGCGCTCTACGTGATGGTCGTTGCCGGCAGCGTTGCCGTGCTGGCCGAGGTCTGGGGCGATCTGCTGCGCGCTGCCGGCGCCACCGAGCGCCTGATGGAACTGCTCGCCGCGCATTCCCCGATCGCCGAGCCGGCGCAGTCGGTCAGCCTGGCGGAGCCAGCCGGGGGCCTGCCGCTGCGCTTCAGCCAGGTGCAGTTCGCCTATCCGTCGCGGCCGACGGCACAGGTTCTGAACGGGCTCGAGCTCAGCATCCCGACCGGGCAGACGGTGGCGCTGGTCGGGCCGTCGGGAGCCGGCAAGACGACAATCTTGCAGCTCGTGCAGCGTTTCTACGACGTCGCTGGCGGCGCCATTCTGGTCGACGGCGTGGACCTGCGGCGACTGTCACTCGCCGAGCTTCGGCGGCGGATCGCGGTCGTGCCGCAGGAGGCGGTGATCTTCTCCGGCAGCATTGCCGACAACATTGCCTATGGCAGAGCGGGCGCTGCGCCCGACGAGATCCGGGCGGCCGCCAGCGCCGCCTTCGTCGACGACTTCGTCCGGCGTCTGCCCGAGGGCTACGACACCGTCGTCGGTGAACGCGGCCTGCGCCTCTCGGGCGGGCAGCGGCAGCGCATCGCGATCGCGCGGGCGATGTTGAAGAACGCGCCGTTGCTGTTGCTCGACGAAGCGACCAGCAGCCTCGACGCGGAAAGCGAGCGCGCCGTGCAGGCGGCCCTCGAGGTCGCAATGGCCGGCCGCACGACGATCATCGTCGCCCACCGCCTGGCGACGGTGCAGCGCGCCGAGCGCATCATCGTTGTCGATCATGGCCGGGTGGTCGAGGACGGAACGCACGCACTGCTGGTGGCGAGCGGTGGTCTGTACGCGAGGCTGGCGGCGCTGCAGTTTGCTGCCTGAGCGGAGCTGCAGCAGTGTTTGCCGGCGGGCCGGGATGCAGGGTGGGCCGGAGTCCAGGATGCGGCCGCGGGCCGGTGAGCGGCGAGCACGGCTTCGGGCAGCAAGGCAGGGCAGCCATTCAGCCGCATGCTCCACCGCCACTGCGCCGGCAGGCTGCATCGCTGGCGTGTCGCCCGGGCCGCAGCCAAGGACTTGCAGGTGGAGCGATGGTGCCGGACGATCGTCGGCGCCATGGACACTTAAGCCCGC
This genomic interval carries:
- a CDS encoding ATP-binding cassette domain-containing protein, with translation MLAGEVGGSQAVTRRLQPLRDLLPHVARYRGRVGLALLFLLLAAGATLALPYAVKLLVDGALARPPGGAPEEQLATIREHFLLLFAVSLLLGLATAARYYMVSWIGERVTTDLRQAVYAHVLRQSPQFFETLKTGEVLSRLSADTTVIHHAVGSSVSMGLRNLVLLLGGLTMLLTTTPRLMLSVAGIIVLVVLPAVLIARRVRKLSRASQDRLADTGGIAGEVLNAVPVVQSYGRETAEAERFGRANEEAFVASMRRTGTRSALTGFVIIGVFASLLYGMYGGVRAVLAGEMSAGQLSQTALYVMVVAGSVAVLAEVWGDLLRAAGATERLMELLAAHSPIAEPAQSVSLAEPAGGLPLRFSQVQFAYPSRPTAQVLNGLELSIPTGQTVALVGPSGAGKTTILQLVQRFYDVAGGAILVDGVDLRRLSLAELRRRIAVVPQEAVIFSGSIADNIAYGRAGAAPDEIRAAASAAFVDDFVRRLPEGYDTVVGERGLRLSGGQRQRIAIARAMLKNAPLLLLDEATSSLDAESERAVQAALEVAMAGRTTIIVAHRLATVQRAERIIVVDHGRVVEDGTHALLVASGGLYARLAALQFAA